Proteins from a genomic interval of Quercus lobata isolate SW786 chromosome 11, ValleyOak3.0 Primary Assembly, whole genome shotgun sequence:
- the LOC115966903 gene encoding uncharacterized protein LOC115966903, whose product MQLPQGFHSKEKNVVCKLNKSLYGLKQASRQWNAKFCYVVKQLGFKQSKADYSLFTRRLSGSFIALVVYVDDILIASNNVQEVEALKVSLDQHFKLKDLGGLKYFLGLKIARSAKGISLCQRKYALEILKDAGMSACRPSKVPMEQNLRLSKLQGTLLPDPGVYRRSVGRLIYLTITRPDIAYPVHKLSQFMSKPRKPHLDAAYKILQYIKGCPGQGIFLSASLDFHLKAYTDADWAACIDTRRSTTGYCIFLGDSLISWKSKKQSIVSRSSAEVEYRAMAVTVCELTWLLSLLKDLEIWHPQPALLFCDNQAAIYIGENPVFHERTKHIEVDCHVVRDKVQDNVIRLFFTPTHTQLADLLTKALNNS is encoded by the coding sequence ATGCAACTCCCTCAAGGCTTTCACAGCAAAGAGAAGAATGTTGTTTGCAAGTTAAATAAGTCTTTATATGGACTCAAGCAGGCCTCAAGGCAAtggaatgcaaaattttgttatgTTGTCAAACAACTTGGTTTTAAGCAATCCAAGGCTGATTACTCACTCTTTACAAGGAGGCTTAGTGGTTCTTTCATAGCATTGGtggtttatgttgatgacattctcATAGCTAGCAACAATGTTCAAGAGGTTGAAGCACTCAAAGTTTCCTTAGATCAACACTTCAAGCTTAAAGACCTTGGAGGTTTGAAGTACTTTCTTGGTCTTAAAATAGCCAGATCAGCCAAAGGGATCAGCTTATGCCAAAGAAAATATGCTTTGGAGATTCTAAAGGATGCTGGTATGTCAGCTTGTAGGCCGAGTAAAGTACCAATGGAGCAGAATTTAAGGTTGAGCAAGCTGCAAGGTACTTTGTTACCTGATCCTGGAGTCTATAGAAGGTCAGTTGGTAGATTGATATACCTAACAATCACCAGACCAGATATAGCCTACCCGGTTCACAAGTTGAGTCAATTCATGTCCAAACCAAGGAAGCCTCACTTAGATGCAGCTTACAAGATTTTACAGTACATAAAGGGATGTCCAGGTCAAGGAATTTTCTTGTCTGCATCTTTAGATTTTCATTTGAAGGCTTACacagatgctgattgggcagctTGTATAGACACCAGAAGATCAACCACAGgctattgtatatttttagGTGATTCCTTAATTTCTTGGAAGTCGAAGAAACAATCTATAGTGTCTAGATCTTCTGCTGAGGTAGAATATAGAGCTATGGCTGTCACTGTGTGTGAGCTGACTTGGCTGCTGTCATTGTTGAAGGATTTAGAGATTTGGCATCCCCAACCTGCTCTTCTGTTTTGTGACAATCAAGCAGCCATTTATATTGGAGAAAACCCTGTGTTTCATGAGAGAACCAAGCACATAGAGGTTGATTGTCATGTTGTTAGAGACAAGGTACAAGACAATGTAATTAGGCTGTTTTTCACTCCCACACACACTCAGCTGGCAGATTTACTCACTAAGGCCCTTAACAACTCATAA